The following are from one region of the Bacteroidota bacterium genome:
- a CDS encoding tetratricopeptide repeat protein yields MAKKTEDVLDINESINKAETFIENNKKSLIIIVIAIVVVLAGYLAYTNFWLKPQELKAQSAIFPAQFHFKNDSTDLAINGKGTTMGFKQIAAEYGSTKSGNLAHYYLGMCYMKKGQWQEAIDALMDYDAEDDVTGALALGAIGDAYSELGNKDEALNYYKKATAWDNNSFTAPYFLKKQGFAFESKGDFKSAVDVYTKIQTGYSKSDEARDIEKYITRANAKAGN; encoded by the coding sequence ATGGCTAAAAAAACCGAAGATGTTTTGGATATAAATGAGAGTATCAATAAGGCTGAAACATTTATTGAGAATAACAAAAAGAGCCTGATTATAATTGTTATAGCCATAGTAGTAGTACTTGCTGGTTATCTAGCCTATACCAATTTCTGGCTCAAGCCACAGGAACTAAAGGCACAATCTGCCATTTTTCCGGCACAATTTCATTTTAAAAACGATAGTACTGACCTTGCCATTAATGGGAAGGGCACTACCATGGGCTTTAAGCAGATAGCTGCTGAATATGGAAGCACCAAGAGTGGTAACCTTGCGCATTACTATTTGGGTATGTGCTATATGAAAAAAGGGCAGTGGCAAGAAGCTATTGACGCACTAATGGATTATGATGCCGAAGATGATGTTACTGGTGCCTTGGCCTTAGGCGCAATAGGCGATGCCTATAGTGAGTTAGGAAACAAGGACGAAGCATTAAACTATTACAAGAAGGCTACTGCATGGGATAATAATTCTTTTACCGCACCTTACTTTTTGAAGAAACAAGGTTTTGCCTTTGAAAGCAAAGGTGATTTTAAATCGGCAGTTGATGTTTATACCAAAATCCAAACAGGATATAGCAAAAGTGATGAAGCACGTGATATTGAAAAATATATTACACGTGCCAACGCTAAAGCAGGCAACTAA
- a CDS encoding tetratricopeptide repeat protein, with translation MRIDKTKKNQPTEKAVKRSSESTFVKRGGHQLNKWLIIGIALGIGMFTLIAYYPCLDNGFTNWDDPTYIIENPIIKELSAANIKRIFSEVYFANYQPLQIVSYAIEYHFFGLNASGYHAVSLAMHIVITLLVGFFIYLLINDIWLSAAAALIFGVHSIHVESVAWAAERKDLLYALFLFSALIFYTKYVQSAFKLKWIVLAFLFFILSVFSKTMAVSLVPMLILIDILYKREFNARAIIEKIPFVVLAIIMGLISVNVTKDTTDPYAQESAPYPLMSRIYFASHNLLNYLVKSIVPINQKTYYQYPVVGNEAVPIEYMIAFAVVLILSGLIIYSLKFTRWIFFGVGFFTVAVALVLMLYTIGPTIFSERYTYVASAGLYALIAYGLMQLGTSGIAGFKLNKNISLGIICVCALLLIVKTRAQCEVWKDSITFWSDVIKQDSKVPIAYNNRGNEYKSKNDFEKAIPDLKEAIRLKKDYLEPYIILGDIYRTQGKSQEAMENLNYALKLKPNSPQALVNRGIVYCVLGNIEEGKKDFDKAIEYKKEMFEAYGNRGNYYAIKRDYPTAIQNYEQAIRINPDFQDAYLNLGKTYFELKQPEKSLNYLRQYLNRNGPNPEVYWMMALVYASQNDFANASAKAAEAKSKGFAVNDAQIAQWGQMKQ, from the coding sequence ATGCGGATTGATAAAACAAAAAAAAACCAACCTACCGAAAAGGCCGTAAAACGAAGCTCCGAAAGCACTTTCGTAAAACGTGGAGGCCATCAACTAAACAAATGGCTAATTATTGGTATTGCTTTGGGTATTGGGATGTTTACCCTAATTGCTTATTATCCTTGTCTCGATAATGGTTTTACAAACTGGGACGACCCAACTTATATTATAGAAAACCCAATCATTAAAGAATTAAGCGCTGCCAATATCAAGCGTATTTTTAGCGAAGTTTATTTTGCCAACTATCAACCTTTGCAAATAGTTTCTTATGCTATCGAATATCATTTTTTTGGACTGAATGCATCGGGTTATCATGCAGTAAGCCTGGCAATGCACATAGTAATTACTTTATTAGTTGGCTTTTTTATTTACCTCCTTATTAATGATATTTGGTTGAGCGCAGCTGCTGCTCTTATTTTTGGAGTGCATAGCATTCACGTTGAATCGGTAGCATGGGCGGCAGAACGCAAAGATTTACTGTACGCCTTGTTTTTATTTTCGGCACTTATTTTTTATACCAAATACGTGCAGTCGGCTTTTAAATTAAAATGGATAGTCCTCGCATTTCTGTTTTTTATTTTATCGGTGTTTTCCAAAACTATGGCGGTATCATTGGTGCCTATGCTAATTCTTATCGATATTCTTTATAAGCGGGAGTTTAATGCACGTGCGATAATTGAAAAAATTCCATTTGTTGTACTTGCAATCATTATGGGATTAATTTCGGTAAATGTTACCAAAGATACTACCGATCCCTATGCTCAGGAATCGGCACCATATCCTCTCATGAGCCGCATCTATTTTGCTTCGCACAATTTGCTCAATTATCTGGTAAAATCAATAGTTCCTATTAATCAAAAAACATATTATCAGTACCCTGTAGTTGGCAATGAGGCCGTGCCTATTGAATATATGATTGCATTTGCAGTAGTATTGATACTTTCAGGTCTTATTATTTATTCTTTAAAATTTACCCGTTGGATATTTTTTGGTGTCGGCTTTTTTACGGTAGCTGTTGCGCTCGTATTGATGTTATATACTATAGGCCCTACCATTTTTTCGGAACGCTATACCTATGTAGCCTCTGCTGGCTTGTATGCGCTTATAGCGTATGGCTTAATGCAACTAGGCACCTCGGGCATTGCAGGTTTTAAGCTAAACAAGAACATTTCGTTGGGAATAATATGTGTATGCGCTTTGCTGCTTATTGTAAAAACCCGCGCCCAATGCGAGGTATGGAAAGACAGTATTACTTTTTGGAGCGATGTTATCAAGCAAGATTCTAAGGTTCCTATTGCCTATAACAATCGTGGAAATGAGTACAAGTCTAAAAATGATTTCGAAAAGGCAATACCCGATTTGAAAGAAGCCATTCGCTTAAAAAAAGATTATCTGGAACCCTATATTATACTTGGCGACATTTACCGCACGCAGGGAAAATCGCAAGAGGCAATGGAAAACTTAAACTATGCTTTAAAGCTAAAACCCAACTCGCCTCAGGCTTTGGTTAATAGAGGTATTGTTTATTGTGTTTTAGGAAACATTGAAGAAGGCAAAAAAGATTTTGATAAGGCTATAGAATACAAGAAAGAAATGTTTGAAGCTTATGGCAACAGAGGTAATTACTATGCAATTAAACGTGACTACCCAACTGCCATACAAAATTATGAGCAAGCTATTCGAATCAATCCAGATTTTCAGGATGCCTACCTGAATCTTGGAAAAACCTATTTCGAACTAAAGCAACCAGAAAAATCCCTCAATTATCTAAGGCAATACCTTAATCGAAATGGCCCAAACCCCGAAGTTTACTGGATGATGGCCTTGGTGTATGCTTCGCAAAATGATTTTGCAAACGCGAGTGCTAAAGCAGCCGAAGCAAAGTCGAAGGGCTTTGCAGTGAATGATGCACAAATAGCCCAATGGGGACAAATGAAACAGTAA